Proteins encoded by one window of Lutibacter sp. A64:
- a CDS encoding CbbQ/NirQ/NorQ/GpvN family protein has protein sequence MSSKTPYYHQVGKEVEVFQHAYKNKIPFLLKGPTGTGKSRFIEFMAHQLEKELITISCHEETSSTDLIGRYIIKGAETVWMDGPLTKAIKEGAIIYLDEIAEARPDVIVAIHSLTDHRRELFIDKLGKTVKAHHDFMLVASFNPGYQKGFKELKPSTRQRFIVTSFAYPEAKIETEILVNETGIETSIAKKLVNIATKIRNLTELGLTETVSTRLLVDAAKLIHSGLPKRLSVEVAVVEPLTDDLDVVEALKDLCNLMI, from the coding sequence ATGAGTAGTAAAACCCCATATTACCATCAAGTTGGAAAAGAAGTTGAAGTATTTCAACATGCATATAAAAATAAAATTCCTTTTTTATTGAAAGGCCCAACAGGAACGGGAAAATCTAGATTTATTGAGTTTATGGCACATCAATTAGAAAAAGAATTGATAACCATTAGCTGTCACGAAGAAACTTCTTCAACCGATTTAATTGGAAGATACATTATTAAAGGAGCTGAAACAGTTTGGATGGATGGTCCTTTAACAAAAGCAATTAAAGAAGGTGCCATTATTTATTTGGATGAAATAGCTGAAGCAAGACCCGATGTAATTGTAGCCATTCACTCTTTAACTGATCACAGGAGGGAATTGTTTATTGATAAGTTGGGAAAAACCGTAAAAGCGCATCACGATTTTATGTTGGTAGCATCTTTTAATCCGGGTTATCAAAAAGGATTTAAAGAGTTGAAACCATCTACACGTCAGCGTTTTATAGTAACTTCATTTGCTTATCCAGAAGCTAAAATTGAAACTGAAATTTTGGTTAATGAAACTGGAATTGAAACTAGTATTGCCAAAAAATTAGTAAATATTGCTACTAAAATTAGAAATTTAACAGAACTCGGTTTAACAGAAACTGTTTCAACACGTTTGTTGGTAGATGCAGCAAAATTAATTCATAGTGGTTTGCCAAAACGCTTATCCGTTGAGGTTGCTGTTGTAGAGCCTTTAACCGATGATTTGGATGTGGTTGAAGCATTGAAAGATTTATGTAATTTAATGATTTAA
- a CDS encoding SCO family protein — protein sequence MKNLKYITLILVVAIGFVSCKDTSNKAADVTYQCPMKCEGEKTYSEPGTCSVCKMDLQPISKQTSKIIATDEISDESIFNLTSTWNTEEGKTIQLKDLKGKTLVMVMIYTSCKAACPRLVADMRNIEKEIPKDLLGDIDFVLISIDPETDTPEVLKAFAIENFMDDEQWTFLQGSVAGVREFANVLAVKYKQISPIDFSHSNIISVFNAEGELVHQQEGLGVDNKETIAKIIEITEENE from the coding sequence ATGAAAAATTTAAAATACATAACACTAATTTTAGTTGTTGCAATTGGGTTTGTATCTTGTAAAGATACTTCCAACAAAGCAGCAGACGTAACCTATCAATGTCCAATGAAATGTGAAGGTGAAAAAACATATTCAGAACCTGGAACTTGTAGCGTTTGTAAAATGGATTTACAACCAATTTCTAAACAAACTTCAAAAATAATTGCAACTGATGAAATTTCAGATGAATCTATTTTTAATTTAACATCAACTTGGAATACAGAAGAAGGAAAAACCATTCAATTAAAAGATTTAAAAGGAAAAACCTTGGTAATGGTAATGATTTATACTTCGTGTAAAGCTGCTTGTCCTAGATTAGTTGCCGATATGCGTAATATTGAAAAGGAAATTCCGAAGGATTTATTAGGTGATATTGACTTTGTTTTAATAAGTATTGATCCAGAAACAGATACGCCAGAAGTATTGAAAGCTTTTGCTATTGAAAATTTTATGGATGACGAACAATGGACTTTTTTACAAGGTTCTGTTGCTGGTGTTCGTGAATTTGCTAATGTATTGGCTGTAAAATACAAGCAAATCTCACCAATCGATTTTTCACATTCTAACATCATTAGTGTATTTAATGCTGAAGGAGAATTAGTACATCAGCAAGAAGGTTTGGGTGTGGATAACAAAGAAACCATTGCAAAAATTATTGAAATAACAGAAGAAAATGAGTAG
- a CDS encoding formylglycine-generating enzyme family protein, with the protein MVLIKGGTYIPLYGRDSLTVTIGDFQMDVYPVTNEEYLQFVKKYPKWQRSNVKSLFADGNYLYAWKADTILGDNQALKAPITNVSWFAANDYCECQGKRLPTVDEWEFVAMANEDLADARTLETYNEFILSWYEKPKTFNNEIGSTFKNYWGVYDLHGLVWEWTSDFNSVLITGESRKDVDKDSDLFCGSAAIGATDLMNYAAFMRYAIRGSSKAKYTMRNLGFRCVKDK; encoded by the coding sequence ATGGTATTAATTAAAGGAGGTACTTATATTCCTTTATATGGAAGAGACTCGTTAACAGTAACAATTGGTGATTTTCAAATGGATGTATATCCCGTTACCAATGAAGAATATCTTCAGTTTGTAAAAAAATATCCTAAATGGCAACGGTCTAATGTAAAAAGTTTATTTGCAGATGGTAACTATTTATATGCTTGGAAAGCTGATACTATTTTAGGAGATAATCAAGCGTTAAAAGCACCAATAACTAATGTTTCTTGGTTTGCAGCAAACGATTATTGTGAATGCCAAGGAAAGCGATTGCCAACAGTTGATGAATGGGAATTTGTAGCCATGGCAAACGAAGATTTAGCTGATGCCAGAACTTTAGAAACTTATAACGAGTTTATTTTAAGTTGGTATGAAAAGCCAAAAACATTTAACAATGAAATTGGTTCAACCTTTAAAAATTATTGGGGTGTTTATGATTTACACGGATTGGTTTGGGAATGGACTTCAGATTTTAATTCGGTATTAATAACAGGTGAGTCACGTAAAGATGTAGATAAAGACAGTGATTTATTTTGTGGAAGTGCAGCAATTGGCGCCACAGATTTAATGAATTATGCTGCTTTTATGCGCTATGCAATTAGAGGTAGTAGTAAAGCAAAATACACCATGCGAAATTTAGGTTTTAGGTGTGTAAAAGATAAATAA
- the nirK gene encoding copper-containing nitrite reductase — protein MKKLNKLASGCFLLLILTVITSCSTSEKEKIVDSKNIQVSGTMEAELTAPPYVPTPVGDRPAKKLLVNMEILEQEGTMTDGVKYIYWTFGGTVPGSFIRTRVGDEVEFTLSNHPDNKLPHNIDLHAVTGPGGGAESSFVAPGHEKTFSFKTLNPGLYVYHCATAPVGMHIANGMYGLILVEPEGGLPPVDKEYYIMQGDFYTKGATGERGLQAFDMQKAVDEDADYVVFNGSVGALTGDNAITANVGETVRLYVGNGGPNLTSSFHVIGEIFDSVHIEGGSTINENVQTTSIPAGGAAIVDFKVDVPGTFILVDHAIFRAFNKGALGMLKVSGEEDKKLYSGVKQEGIYLPEGGNIQSMPVTDEPEEPKVAVNKNLAEKIESGKQIYTKTCFACHQGNGEGIPNAFPPLANSDYLNADVNRAIDIVLHGKTGEITVNGVKYNSIMTKQTLTDDEVADVLTYVYNSWGNNKTEVTPAMVTEVKNAN, from the coding sequence ATGAAAAAATTAAACAAACTAGCAAGTGGATGTTTTTTGTTACTAATATTAACAGTAATAACTAGTTGTTCAACTTCAGAAAAAGAGAAGATTGTAGATTCAAAAAATATTCAAGTTTCAGGAACTATGGAAGCAGAATTAACTGCTCCTCCATATGTTCCAACTCCTGTAGGTGATAGGCCCGCAAAAAAACTGCTTGTTAATATGGAGATTCTAGAACAAGAAGGAACTATGACTGATGGTGTTAAATATATTTATTGGACTTTTGGAGGTACTGTGCCAGGTAGTTTTATTAGAACAAGAGTTGGCGATGAGGTAGAATTTACACTTTCTAACCATCCAGATAATAAATTGCCGCATAATATTGATTTGCACGCAGTAACTGGTCCAGGTGGTGGAGCTGAATCATCATTTGTAGCTCCAGGTCATGAAAAAACATTTTCGTTTAAAACATTAAACCCAGGACTGTATGTGTACCATTGTGCAACTGCTCCTGTAGGAATGCATATTGCAAACGGAATGTATGGTTTAATTTTAGTAGAACCAGAAGGAGGCTTACCTCCAGTTGATAAAGAATATTATATAATGCAAGGTGATTTTTATACCAAAGGAGCTACAGGCGAAAGAGGTTTGCAAGCCTTTGATATGCAAAAAGCTGTTGATGAAGATGCTGATTATGTTGTTTTTAATGGTTCTGTGGGCGCTTTAACAGGCGACAATGCAATTACTGCAAATGTTGGTGAAACAGTACGTTTATATGTTGGAAATGGAGGCCCTAATTTAACTTCATCTTTTCATGTTATTGGAGAAATTTTTGACAGTGTGCATATTGAAGGAGGCTCTACAATTAATGAAAATGTACAAACAACATCTATTCCTGCTGGAGGCGCTGCAATTGTAGATTTTAAAGTTGATGTTCCAGGTACATTTATTTTAGTAGATCACGCAATTTTCCGTGCATTTAATAAAGGAGCTTTAGGAATGTTAAAAGTTTCTGGTGAAGAAGATAAAAAATTATATTCGGGTGTAAAACAAGAAGGTATTTATTTGCCTGAAGGTGGTAATATTCAATCGATGCCTGTAACAGATGAACCAGAAGAACCTAAAGTTGCAGTAAATAAAAATTTAGCTGAAAAAATTGAATCAGGAAAACAAATTTATACAAAAACTTGTTTCGCCTGTCACCAAGGAAATGGAGAAGGAATTCCAAATGCTTTTCCTCCGTTAGCAAATTCAGATTATTTAAATGCTGATGTAAATCGAGCTATTGATATTGTATTACACGGTAAAACAGGCGAAATTACTGTAAATGGTGTAAAATACAACAGTATAATGACCAAACAAACATTAACCGATGATGAAGTTGCTGATGTGCTAACATACGTTTACAATTCTTGGGGAAATAATAAAACCGAAGTAACTCCAGCAATGGTTACTGAAGTTAAAAATGCAAACTAA
- a CDS encoding cbb3-type cytochrome c oxidase subunit I codes for MKYKSQKVAYWFFALSMLLLVLQITYGFIMGFARIGFDNLHEFIPFNTARAVHTNLLVVWLLSGFMGAAYYIIPEEAQRELVSVKLAYVQLISLAVVGVISIVGFHFNMWEGRKFLEIPRPLDYLVVINVLLFLGLILITLFKGKKQTTTALVLSMGLLFAALLYLPGMLPFDSQVTDSFFRWWVVHLWVEGVWELIMGGILSFLLIKLTGVDREVIEKWLYVIVGLTFLSGVLGTGHHYYYIGVNKIWLLVGGIFSALEPLAFLAMALFAVNMYRKGEKKHPNKLALYWTLGAAIVSFVGAGLLGFAHTLPQTNLYTHGTLVTAMHAHLAFWGAYAMIVLAIISYSLPNMTGRKLYDSAIGRMAFWLSNIGMIGMTVAFGVAGVAQVYLERKFGMDFMEVQKEISIHFVILILCASMFATGIVLYIVDFYKHGTPSDEALEIKE; via the coding sequence ATGAAATATAAATCACAAAAAGTAGCTTATTGGTTCTTTGCACTTTCAATGCTATTATTAGTTTTACAAATAACCTATGGTTTTATTATGGGGTTTGCCCGAATAGGCTTTGATAATTTACATGAATTTATTCCTTTTAATACAGCTAGAGCAGTTCATACAAATTTATTAGTTGTTTGGTTACTTTCTGGTTTTATGGGAGCTGCTTATTATATAATTCCTGAAGAAGCACAACGCGAATTGGTAAGTGTAAAATTGGCATATGTTCAATTAATTAGTCTAGCTGTTGTTGGCGTAATTTCAATAGTAGGTTTTCACTTTAATATGTGGGAAGGACGTAAATTTTTAGAAATTCCAAGACCACTAGATTATTTAGTTGTTATAAACGTACTTTTATTTTTAGGATTAATTTTAATCACTTTATTCAAAGGAAAAAAACAAACCACAACAGCATTGGTACTTTCAATGGGATTATTATTTGCAGCTTTATTGTATTTACCAGGAATGCTTCCTTTTGATAGCCAAGTAACAGATTCTTTTTTCCGTTGGTGGGTTGTTCACTTATGGGTAGAAGGTGTTTGGGAATTAATTATGGGAGGTATTTTATCATTCTTACTAATTAAATTAACAGGTGTAGATAGAGAGGTTATTGAAAAATGGTTATATGTAATTGTTGGTTTAACATTCTTATCGGGTGTTTTAGGTACAGGTCATCACTATTACTATATAGGTGTAAATAAAATTTGGCTACTAGTTGGTGGTATTTTCTCAGCATTAGAACCTTTAGCTTTTTTAGCGATGGCTTTATTTGCTGTTAATATGTATAGAAAAGGCGAGAAAAAACATCCAAATAAACTAGCCTTATATTGGACTTTAGGAGCTGCAATCGTTTCTTTTGTAGGTGCAGGTTTGTTAGGTTTTGCTCACACGTTGCCACAAACAAATTTATACACACACGGAACGTTGGTAACAGCAATGCACGCACATTTAGCATTTTGGGGAGCATACGCAATGATAGTTTTAGCAATTATTAGTTATAGTTTACCAAATATGACTGGTAGAAAATTATACGACAGTGCAATAGGAAGAATGGCTTTTTGGTTGTCTAATATTGGAATGATAGGAATGACCGTAGCTTTTGGTGTTGCAGGTGTTGCTCAAGTTTATTTAGAGAGAAAGTTTGGAATGGATTTTATGGAAGTTCAAAAAGAAATTAGTATTCATTTTGTAATATTAATTTTATGTGCAAGTATGTTTGCTACAGGAATTGTATTGTACATTGTAGATTTTTATAAACACGGAACTCCTTCAGATGAAGCTTTAGAAATAAAGGAATAA
- a CDS encoding c-type cytochrome, with protein sequence MLSKKQARAFFLGGTLVTFLIFIGLTIFSLSKDVDQTNHENITAEVVRGKEIWETNNCMGCHTILGEGGYYAPELTKVVDRLNAKYNNNGEEVIKSILMSKGPWQPNGRKMVAYGMTEAEANDVVAFFKWIGEIDLNGFGKVVGVDRKISPIAKERMENTNQ encoded by the coding sequence ATGTTATCGAAAAAACAAGCAAGGGCTTTCTTTTTGGGAGGGACATTAGTAACGTTTCTTATTTTTATAGGACTTACTATTTTTTCTCTTTCAAAAGACGTAGATCAAACAAATCATGAAAACATTACTGCAGAAGTTGTGAGAGGGAAAGAGATTTGGGAAACTAATAATTGTATGGGATGTCATACTATATTAGGTGAAGGAGGTTATTATGCTCCAGAATTAACCAAAGTTGTAGACAGATTAAACGCAAAATATAATAATAATGGAGAAGAAGTTATTAAAAGTATTTTAATGTCTAAAGGCCCTTGGCAACCAAATGGAAGAAAAATGGTAGCGTATGGTATGACAGAGGCTGAGGCAAATGATGTGGTTGCTTTCTTTAAATGGATTGGAGAAATTGACTTAAATGGATTTGGTAAAGTAGTAGGTGTAGATAGAAAAATATCGCCAATTGCTAAAGAAAGAATGGAAAACACTAATCAATAA
- a CDS encoding RrF2 family transcriptional regulator, with amino-acid sequence MMLSRASKYAILSTLFLAEHVKDNKKISVRVIAETIDVPSPFLAKLFQQLVKGKIISSTKGPHGGFYLTKKNQQKTVLDIIENIDGLNRLNECFLGLSECDSSNPCPVHFIVEPFKNSILGKFRDKTIMEFSKEIVANGRKLSIKDISPEIKISENK; translated from the coding sequence ATGATGTTATCACGAGCAAGTAAGTATGCAATTCTGTCAACATTATTTTTGGCAGAACATGTAAAAGATAATAAAAAAATAAGTGTTCGTGTTATTGCTGAAACTATTGATGTTCCAAGTCCATTTCTTGCAAAATTATTTCAACAATTGGTAAAAGGTAAAATTATATCTTCAACCAAAGGACCACACGGTGGATTTTATTTAACCAAAAAAAATCAACAAAAAACAGTATTGGATATTATAGAAAATATTGATGGATTAAATAGGTTAAACGAATGCTTTTTAGGGCTATCTGAATGCGATTCAAGTAATCCTTGCCCTGTACATTTTATTGTAGAACCATTTAAAAACAGTATTCTAGGGAAATTTAGAGATAAAACTATTATGGAGTTTTCTAAGGAAATTGTGGCAAATGGTAGAAAATTAAGTATCAAAGATATCTCTCCAGAAATAAAAATTTCAGAAAATAAATAA
- a CDS encoding tryptophanase produces the protein MELPYAEPYKIKMVETIKRSTKEQRLKWIQKAHYNLFNLSSEAVFIDLLTDSGTGAMSDKQWAEIMIGDESYAGSTSFKKLKKTVKKITGFNYFLPTHQGRAAENVLFSTLVKEGDVVPGNSHFDTTKGHIEFRKATAVDCTIDEAFDTSNMHPFKGNVDLNKLEVVFNKYPKEKIPFVILTITCNSAGGQPVSIENTKAVSALCKQYGIPLYFDAARFSENAYFIKKREKGYADKTIKEIVKEVFSYGDGMTMSAKKDGLVNMGGFIALNNKDVFKQATVFNIMFEGFITYGGMNGRDMGALAVGLNESTEFNYLESRIEQVAYLGHKLVEYGVPVQQPFGGHAIFLDANKFVPNIPREEYRAQALAIELYIVGGIRGVEIGTVLADRDPFTRKNRYPELELVRLAIPRRTYTNNHMAYVAATLKNIYDSRNEAKSGYNIIDEAPIMRHFTAKFSKI, from the coding sequence ATGGAATTACCATATGCAGAACCGTATAAAATAAAAATGGTAGAAACAATTAAACGCTCTACCAAAGAACAACGTTTAAAATGGATTCAAAAAGCACATTACAACTTATTTAACTTATCTTCAGAAGCTGTATTTATTGATTTATTAACAGATTCAGGTACAGGAGCAATGAGTGATAAACAATGGGCTGAAATAATGATTGGAGATGAAAGTTATGCAGGGTCAACCTCGTTTAAAAAATTAAAAAAGACAGTAAAAAAGATAACAGGATTTAACTATTTTTTACCAACGCACCAAGGTAGAGCAGCCGAAAATGTTTTGTTTTCTACATTGGTTAAAGAGGGAGATGTTGTTCCTGGAAATTCACATTTTGATACCACAAAAGGACATATAGAGTTTAGAAAAGCAACTGCCGTAGATTGTACAATAGATGAAGCGTTTGATACTTCAAATATGCACCCTTTTAAAGGAAATGTAGATTTAAATAAACTTGAAGTAGTATTTAATAAATATCCAAAAGAAAAGATTCCATTTGTTATATTAACAATTACGTGTAATAGTGCAGGTGGACAGCCTGTTTCTATTGAAAACACAAAAGCTGTTTCTGCATTATGTAAACAATATGGTATTCCTTTGTATTTTGATGCTGCACGTTTTTCTGAAAACGCTTACTTTATTAAAAAAAGAGAAAAAGGCTATGCAGATAAAACCATTAAAGAGATTGTAAAAGAAGTTTTTTCCTATGGAGATGGTATGACTATGAGCGCCAAAAAAGATGGTTTGGTAAATATGGGAGGTTTTATAGCACTTAATAATAAAGACGTGTTTAAGCAAGCTACTGTTTTTAATATAATGTTCGAAGGATTTATTACTTATGGAGGAATGAATGGTCGTGATATGGGAGCCTTAGCAGTTGGTTTAAACGAATCTACAGAATTTAATTATTTAGAAAGTAGGATAGAACAAGTTGCTTATTTAGGGCATAAATTAGTTGAATATGGAGTTCCTGTGCAACAACCATTTGGAGGACATGCAATTTTCTTAGATGCTAATAAATTTGTTCCAAATATTCCGAGAGAAGAATATAGAGCCCAAGCTTTAGCAATTGAACTTTATATAGTTGGTGGAATACGTGGTGTAGAGATTGGTACTGTGCTAGCTGATAGAGATCCTTTTACCAGAAAAAATAGATATCCAGAACTAGAATTAGTGCGTTTGGCAATACCAAGAAGAACTTACACAAATAATCACATGGCATATGTTGCTGCTACGCTAAAAAATATTTACGACTCTAGAAATGAAGCAAAATCGGGGTATAATATTATTGATGAAGCACCTATTATGAGACATTTTACGGCTAAATTCAGCAAAATTTAA
- the ccsA gene encoding cytochrome c biogenesis protein → MKKLLSLIYSTRLMAILFLIFALAMGIATFIENDYGTETAKALIYNAWWFEAIMLLFAINFFGNIFKYRLLRKEKLVVLVFHLAFFLILIGAGITRYISFEGIMPIKEGQVTNKFLTEKNYLSIVVNDGKEQKTPVHHPILLSALGTNNYSYTTDFKGTDVEVKLTNYIPNAKETFEESETGDEYMLFVESGAGGRHDHYIKRGTSEVIHGVLIGYDASNRNTIDFKNIDGTIKIQTTVDGTFFRMADSFEGTVTKDSLQDFSLMAVHNIAGMQFVVPNASLKGSYKTISGDKDENTLGQLTFDVTVGNETKEVKLVGAKFAIQPPTQFSVGNLNFRMSYGALQKELPFSIKLNDFQLDKYPGSNSPMSFASEVTVIDPSETFDFRIFMNNILNYKGYKFFQSSYNITEQYEETHLSVNHDFWGSTITYIGYFLLYAGLLLILFIKNTRFDFLRKSLEKVKKQKALLSSIAFILFSTLTFAQEHNHTLTEKQIDSALVKNIIDVAHAEKFSKVVIQDAGGRMKPVHTYASELLRKVSKHDTYKGLTATQVFLSIQQNPRLWFQIPIIYIEKDNTLLRDIIGIPHDQKNATLANFFDAKGMYKISEIQQDAQKTNIKSKFEKDVINVDRRVNLLYSAITGDVLRIFPIPNDYNNTWVSHNDLNSANFKGQDSVFVRQILPIYLQTLLESSTSNDYSKSDEILGGIVNFQKKYGSSVYPSDDKIDLEIAYNKYDIFKTIYSYYMYIGTLMFFFVIFQIFKNNKTVNFLIKASIAIVIVLFLLHTGGLIARWIVSGNAPWSNAYESMIYVAWATMLFGLIFGRKSSMTIAATAFLTSFILMVAHWNWMDPEIANLQPVLNSYWLMIHVSIIVASYGPFALGMILGLVALILMIITNSKNKKKVGLMIKEITIINEMALTIGLILLVIGNFLGGQWANESWGRYWGWDPKETWALISIMVYAFVLHMRLVPGLRGRFAFNLFSVAAFASILMTYFGVNFYLSGLHSYASGDKAITPTFVYYSVAFVSILAVFAHHQYKKHYKK, encoded by the coding sequence ATGAAGAAACTACTTTCTCTTATTTATTCAACACGTTTAATGGCTATTTTATTTTTAATTTTTGCTTTAGCAATGGGAATTGCAACATTTATTGAAAATGATTATGGTACAGAAACAGCTAAAGCATTAATTTATAATGCTTGGTGGTTCGAAGCAATAATGCTACTTTTTGCAATCAACTTTTTTGGTAATATTTTTAAATATAGATTACTAAGAAAAGAAAAGTTAGTAGTTTTAGTATTTCACCTTGCCTTTTTTTTAATATTAATTGGAGCTGGTATAACGCGGTATATAAGTTTTGAAGGAATAATGCCTATAAAAGAAGGCCAAGTAACCAATAAATTTTTAACCGAAAAAAACTATTTAAGCATAGTTGTTAATGATGGAAAAGAACAAAAAACACCTGTTCATCACCCAATATTATTATCTGCTTTAGGTACAAACAATTATAGCTACACTACAGATTTTAAAGGTACAGATGTTGAAGTAAAACTTACAAACTACATACCAAACGCTAAAGAAACTTTTGAAGAAAGTGAAACCGGAGATGAATATATGCTTTTTGTAGAGTCTGGTGCTGGAGGTAGACACGACCATTATATTAAAAGAGGAACTTCAGAAGTAATACATGGTGTTTTAATTGGTTATGATGCCTCAAATAGAAATACTATCGATTTTAAAAATATTGATGGTACTATTAAAATTCAAACTACCGTAGATGGAACATTTTTTAGAATGGCAGATAGTTTTGAAGGTACAGTTACCAAAGATAGTTTACAAGATTTTTCTTTAATGGCTGTTCACAATATTGCTGGCATGCAATTTGTTGTTCCAAATGCATCTTTAAAAGGTTCTTATAAAACTATTTCTGGAGATAAAGATGAAAACACATTAGGACAATTAACTTTTGATGTTACCGTTGGAAACGAGACAAAAGAAGTAAAACTTGTAGGTGCTAAATTTGCAATTCAACCTCCTACTCAATTTTCTGTAGGAAATTTAAACTTTAGAATGAGCTACGGTGCTTTGCAAAAAGAACTACCATTTAGCATTAAATTAAACGACTTTCAATTAGATAAATACCCTGGCTCTAACAGTCCAATGTCTTTTGCTAGTGAAGTTACAGTTATTGATCCTAGTGAAACTTTTGATTTTAGAATTTTTATGAATAATATACTAAATTATAAGGGGTATAAATTTTTTCAATCTAGTTATAATATTACAGAACAATACGAAGAAACTCACTTATCTGTTAATCACGATTTTTGGGGCTCAACAATTACATACATAGGTTATTTTTTACTTTATGCAGGTTTATTATTAATACTTTTTATAAAAAATACACGCTTTGATTTTTTAAGAAAAAGTTTAGAAAAAGTAAAAAAACAAAAGGCTTTATTGTCTTCAATAGCATTTATTTTATTTTCAACATTAACTTTTGCACAAGAGCATAACCACACTCTTACAGAAAAACAAATAGATTCTGCGCTTGTAAAAAACATAATTGATGTAGCGCATGCCGAAAAATTTAGTAAAGTTGTAATACAAGATGCTGGTGGTAGAATGAAACCTGTACACACCTATGCTTCTGAATTATTACGAAAAGTAAGCAAACACGACACTTACAAAGGACTTACTGCAACACAAGTATTTTTATCTATTCAACAAAATCCTAGATTATGGTTTCAAATTCCTATAATCTATATTGAAAAAGACAATACATTATTAAGAGATATTATAGGCATTCCTCACGATCAAAAAAATGCAACATTAGCTAACTTTTTTGATGCTAAAGGAATGTATAAAATTTCTGAAATTCAGCAAGATGCTCAAAAAACAAATATTAAAAGTAAGTTTGAAAAAGATGTAATTAATGTTGATAGAAGAGTAAACTTATTATATTCTGCAATTACAGGTGATGTTTTAAGAATTTTCCCAATTCCAAATGATTATAATAATACTTGGGTATCGCATAACGATTTAAATTCTGCAAATTTTAAAGGTCAAGATTCTGTTTTTGTACGACAAATTTTACCGATTTACTTGCAAACATTATTAGAGTCTAGCACCTCAAATGATTATAGTAAATCTGATGAAATTTTAGGTGGTATTGTTAATTTTCAGAAAAAATATGGAAGTAGTGTATACCCGTCAGATGATAAAATTGATTTAGAAATTGCATATAATAAATACGATATTTTTAAAACTATCTATAGCTATTATATGTATATAGGAACCCTTATGTTCTTCTTTGTAATCTTCCAAATCTTTAAAAACAATAAAACTGTAAACTTTTTAATTAAAGCAAGTATTGCAATTGTAATAGTATTATTTTTATTACATACTGGAGGTTTAATTGCTCGTTGGATTGTTAGTGGAAACGCTCCGTGGAGTAATGCTTATGAATCTATGATATATGTTGCTTGGGCAACTATGCTCTTCGGTTTAATTTTTGGACGAAAATCTTCAATGACAATTGCTGCAACCGCGTTTTTAACATCGTTTATATTAATGGTGGCGCATTGGAACTGGATGGATCCAGAAATTGCAAACTTACAACCTGTACTTAATTCGTATTGGTTAATGATTCACGTTTCTATAATTGTTGCAAGTTACGGTCCATTTGCTTTAGGTATGATTTTAGGATTAGTAGCCTTAATACTTATGATTATTACCAATTCTAAAAATAAAAAGAAGGTTGGTTTAATGATTAAAGAAATTACCATTATTAACGAGATGGCTTTAACTATTGGATTAATATTATTAGTTATTGGTAACTTTTTAGGTGGACAATGGGCTAATGAAAGTTGGGGTCGTTATTGGGGCTGGGATCCAAAAGAAACTTGGGCTTTAATAAGTATAATGGTGTACGCTTTTGTTTTACATATGCGTTTAGTTCCTGGATTAAGAGGTAGATTTGCTTTTAATTTATTCTCTGTAGCTGCTTTTGCCTCTATATTAATGACTTATTTTGGAGTAAACTTTTACCTATCAGGTTTACACTCTTATGCTAGTGGAGATAAAGCTATTACACCTACATTTGTATATTATTCTGTAGCATTTGTTTCAATTTTAGCAGTTTTTGCACATCATCAATATAAAAAACACTATAAAAAATAA